One Halomonas sp. THAF5a genomic region harbors:
- a CDS encoding N-acetylmuramoyl-L-alanine amidase, whose translation MGWVTEVDAIPQAGPQRHTVVISAGHSNRDPGAVAHGYREAEIVTEFRNLVSQALARQGIRHLTDGDGTDNWPLNKAAALAGGASIAVEFHCDAASPSASGTWTLSRDDQLPLAVKLCHATADALGIRNRGAHPEDAGQHHRLAFVSDGGGIVHELFFLTHKQDLAAYIAGKRGLASAVAGVIAAAARAE comes from the coding sequence ATGGGCTGGGTGACCGAGGTGGACGCGATTCCCCAGGCGGGGCCCCAGCGCCACACCGTGGTGATCAGCGCCGGGCACAGCAACCGCGACCCGGGCGCGGTGGCCCATGGCTACCGAGAGGCGGAGATCGTCACCGAGTTTCGCAACCTGGTGAGCCAGGCGCTGGCCCGGCAGGGCATCCGCCACCTCACCGACGGAGATGGCACGGACAACTGGCCGTTGAACAAGGCGGCGGCGCTGGCCGGCGGCGCCTCGATCGCGGTGGAGTTCCACTGCGATGCGGCGAGCCCCTCGGCCTCCGGCACCTGGACGCTCTCCCGGGATGACCAGCTGCCGCTGGCCGTCAAGCTGTGCCACGCCACGGCGGACGCCCTGGGCATCCGCAACCGCGGCGCCCATCCCGAGGATGCCGGCCAGCACCATCGCCTGGCGTTTGTCAGCGACGGCGGCGGCATCGTCCACGAGCTGTTCTTCCTGACCCACAAACAGGACCTCGCGGCGTACATCGCCGGCAAGCGAGGGCTGGCCAGCGCGGTGGCGGGCGTGATCGCCGCTGCCGCCCGTGCCGAATAA
- a CDS encoding phage terminase small subunit P27 family, whose amino-acid sequence MAGNRNSGRKPLPANVHALRGNPSKKPSHELEHTGQQQLPAEIPPCPAFLTKDAKAEWKRIAKDLQTLGLISKLDRGELAVYCQAWADWKVAREKISAMESAGFVETTPSGYKQMSAWMQLANRAEERMRKAGSSFGLNPSARASLGAGTVQQGELFPNEQAETARKYGL is encoded by the coding sequence ATGGCGGGCAACCGGAATTCCGGGCGTAAGCCGTTGCCGGCGAACGTCCACGCGCTGCGCGGCAACCCGAGCAAGAAGCCCTCGCACGAGCTGGAGCATACCGGCCAGCAGCAGCTGCCGGCCGAGATCCCGCCGTGCCCGGCGTTCCTGACCAAGGATGCCAAGGCCGAGTGGAAGCGCATCGCCAAGGATCTCCAGACCCTCGGCCTGATCAGCAAGCTGGATCGCGGCGAACTGGCCGTCTACTGCCAGGCCTGGGCCGACTGGAAGGTCGCCCGGGAGAAGATCAGCGCGATGGAGTCGGCCGGCTTCGTCGAGACGACCCCGAGCGGCTACAAGCAGATGAGCGCCTGGATGCAGCTGGCCAACCGCGCGGAGGAACGCATGCGCAAGGCCGGCAGCTCGTTCGGCCTGAACCCGTCGGCCCGGGCCAGCCTCGGGGCCGGCACGGTGCAACAAGGAGAGCTGTTCCCCAATGAGCAAGCCGAGACCGCCCGAAAGTACGGCCTGTGA
- a CDS encoding HNH endonuclease, whose amino-acid sequence MSEIPSAYDDRRGSSAQRGYDNRWKKARAGYLRKHPLCIMCQATGRLVPAVIVDHIKPHRGDMVLFWDRNNWQSLCKWHHDSVKQRMERGGLAACDESGIPTSPGHHWS is encoded by the coding sequence GTGAGCGAGATACCCAGCGCTTACGATGACCGCCGCGGCAGTAGTGCCCAGCGAGGTTACGACAATCGCTGGAAGAAGGCCCGCGCCGGCTACCTGCGCAAGCATCCGCTTTGCATTATGTGCCAAGCCACTGGCCGCTTGGTGCCGGCGGTGATCGTCGATCACATCAAGCCCCATCGGGGTGACATGGTCCTGTTCTGGGACCGGAACAACTGGCAATCGCTGTGCAAGTGGCATCACGACAGCGTGAAGCAACGCATGGAGCGCGGCGGTCTCGCCGCGTGTGACGAGTCCGGCATCCCCACCTCGCCTGGCCACCATTGGAGCTGA
- a CDS encoding phage holin, lambda family, translating into MNRMRDAMSGPDKDPQFLQAALAYVASAWPQLYAAGLAFVVALVRGLHAGNAKRKSWLEAVMCGCLVLALFPLLSYFGLPGALAASIGAVISFMGAVWIRERIDQAYDKIIGRWLK; encoded by the coding sequence ATGAACCGTATGAGAGATGCCATGTCAGGCCCTGATAAGGACCCTCAGTTCTTGCAGGCGGCGCTGGCCTATGTGGCCAGTGCGTGGCCGCAGCTATATGCGGCGGGCCTGGCCTTCGTGGTCGCCCTGGTGCGGGGTCTCCACGCTGGCAACGCGAAGCGCAAGAGTTGGCTCGAGGCAGTGATGTGCGGCTGCCTGGTGCTCGCGCTGTTCCCGCTGCTGAGTTACTTCGGTCTCCCTGGTGCCCTCGCGGCCAGCATCGGCGCCGTCATTTCCTTCATGGGTGCTGTCTGGATCCGTGAGCGTATCGACCAGGCCTACGACAAGATCATCGGCAGGTGGCTGAAATGA
- a CDS encoding terminase large subunit — protein sequence MSKPRPPESTACDDRATAYAQAVVAGELIAGPQVRHACARHLRDLEEGPARGLYWDVEAAAHAIGFFEDVLRLNGGRFEGQPFEVLPWQAFIVGSLFGWKGEDGFRRFRVAYVETAKGSGKSPLAGGVGLYGLVADGEHRAEVYAAATKKDQAQILFRDAVAMVDQSPLLAHSIAKSGAPGKEYNLAFHKTASFFRTVSADDGQSGPRPHIALLDEIHEHKTAMVVEMMRAGTKSREQALIFMITNSGTDRLTVCWDYHDYADKIASGALEDDSFFGFVCSLDETDNPFEDEQCWYKANPSLAYGIPGLKYLREQVTQARGMPSKEATVRRLNFCQWVQADNPAISRDAWLATQDEDFDHDLLIGRRCVAGLDLSSTQDLTSLVLMFEPIESDPVWRMVPWFWLPADGLAKKGEQDRVPYLAWQKAGHLDTTPGRAINKRHVLHKLVEITERYDLQGIGYDRWRIEDLTSLIDDEGLSLPPLTPVGQGFKDMSPAVDEFERRLVNAELRHQGHPVLTWCAANAVYAEDPAGNRKINKAKSTGRVDGVVAAVMATALTLGELAEPEPEPGFIIL from the coding sequence ATGAGCAAGCCGAGACCGCCCGAAAGTACGGCCTGTGACGATCGCGCCACAGCCTACGCTCAGGCGGTCGTTGCCGGCGAGCTGATCGCCGGGCCCCAGGTGCGCCACGCCTGTGCGCGTCACCTGCGCGACCTGGAAGAGGGACCGGCCCGCGGGCTCTATTGGGATGTCGAGGCGGCGGCCCATGCCATCGGCTTCTTCGAGGACGTGCTGCGCCTCAACGGCGGGCGCTTCGAGGGGCAGCCGTTCGAGGTGCTGCCCTGGCAGGCCTTCATCGTCGGCAGCCTGTTCGGCTGGAAGGGCGAGGACGGCTTCCGCCGCTTCCGCGTCGCCTACGTCGAGACCGCCAAAGGCTCTGGCAAGTCGCCGTTGGCCGGCGGCGTCGGGCTCTATGGGCTGGTCGCCGACGGCGAGCACCGCGCCGAGGTCTACGCCGCGGCCACCAAGAAGGACCAGGCGCAGATCCTGTTCCGCGACGCCGTGGCCATGGTCGACCAGTCGCCGCTGCTGGCCCATAGCATCGCCAAGAGCGGGGCCCCGGGGAAGGAGTACAACCTCGCCTTCCACAAGACGGCCAGCTTCTTCCGCACGGTGAGTGCCGACGATGGCCAGTCAGGCCCGCGGCCTCACATCGCCCTGCTCGACGAGATCCACGAGCACAAGACCGCCATGGTCGTGGAGATGATGCGCGCCGGCACCAAGAGCCGCGAGCAGGCGCTGATCTTCATGATCACCAACAGCGGCACGGATCGCTTGACCGTGTGCTGGGACTATCACGACTACGCCGACAAGATCGCCAGCGGCGCGCTCGAGGACGACAGCTTCTTCGGCTTCGTCTGCAGCCTGGACGAGACCGACAACCCCTTCGAGGACGAGCAGTGCTGGTACAAGGCCAACCCCTCGCTGGCCTACGGCATCCCCGGGCTCAAGTACCTGCGCGAGCAGGTCACCCAGGCGCGCGGCATGCCCTCGAAGGAGGCCACCGTCCGGCGTCTCAACTTCTGCCAGTGGGTGCAGGCCGACAACCCGGCGATCAGCCGCGACGCCTGGCTCGCCACCCAGGACGAGGACTTCGACCACGACCTGCTGATCGGCCGCCGCTGCGTCGCCGGCCTCGATCTCTCCAGCACCCAGGACCTGACCTCCCTGGTGCTGATGTTCGAGCCGATCGAGAGCGACCCGGTGTGGCGCATGGTGCCGTGGTTCTGGTTGCCGGCGGACGGCCTCGCCAAGAAGGGCGAGCAGGATCGGGTGCCCTACCTGGCCTGGCAGAAGGCTGGTCACCTCGATACCACCCCCGGGCGGGCCATCAACAAGCGCCACGTGCTGCACAAGCTGGTGGAGATCACCGAGCGCTACGACCTGCAGGGCATCGGCTACGACCGCTGGCGGATCGAGGATCTCACTTCGCTGATCGACGACGAGGGCCTGAGCCTGCCGCCGCTGACCCCGGTCGGCCAGGGCTTCAAGGACATGTCGCCGGCGGTGGACGAGTTCGAGCGTCGCCTGGTCAACGCTGAGCTTCGCCACCAGGGGCACCCGGTGCTGACCTGGTGCGCCGCCAATGCGGTCTACGCCGAGGATCCGGCCGGCAACCGCAAGATCAACAAGGCCAAGAGCACCGGCCGCGTCGACGGTGTCGTCGCAGCGGTGATGGCCACCGCCCTGACGCTGGGCGAGCTGGCCGAGCCCGAGCCGGAACCCGGTTTCATCATCCTGTGA